Proteins encoded in a region of the Vicia villosa cultivar HV-30 ecotype Madison, WI linkage group LG5, Vvil1.0, whole genome shotgun sequence genome:
- the LOC131606071 gene encoding uncharacterized protein LOC131606071, whose product MEDSNNNRKDPYDFFPEFSRISISQQELLHHTPFVGDTSPNNHHHDTPSQFDAELIPVSSAPIVVLSPPDTNQDVFHTPPEDESLLPSSDVDVPHSTINQTVDIDDESRVIVDLAGVSQLGFPENSRCVDDEFRVLKRDINITELAQVPAKKLKLGFDSLRNSKEKKLENVVECEQVKVDSVNDEDLCRETPVLEENAETQPVQIQNAEVVEGSGMREDPVLRHELESDKDKGKQKFSVFDVLKILSDNSKEDEEEDGGGLTLLEAAKLAGITFPRI is encoded by the coding sequence atggaAGATAGCAATAATAACCGAAAAGATCCATACGATTTCTTCCCAGAATTCTCTCGTATTTCCATTTCCCAGCAAGAGCTTTTGCATCACACCCCCTTCGTCGGAGACACTTCACCCAACAATCACCACCACGATACGCCGTCGCAGTTTGACGCGGAACTCATCCCAGTGTCCTCCGCTCCCATCGTTGTTCTCTCTCCTCCCGATACCAACCAAGACGTTTTTCACACTCCGCCCGAGGATGAATCGTTGCTTCCCTCTTCCGACGTTGATGTTCCTCATTCTACTATTAACCAGACCGTTGACATCGACGATGAGTCTCGTGTGATTGTTGATTTGGCTGGAGTTTCCCAATTAGGGTTTCCGGAGAACTCGCGATGTGTTGATGACGAGTTTAGGGTTTTGAAAAGGGATATTAATATTACTGAATTAGCTCAAGTTCCTGCGAAAAAATTGAAATTAGGTTTTGATTCTTTGAGGAATTCAAAGGAGAAGAAGCTTGAAAATGTTGTGGAATGTGAACAAGTGAAAGTAGATTCTGTGAACGATGAGGATTTATGCAGAGAAACTCCAGTCTTGGAGGAAAATGCTGAAACACAACctgttcaaattcaaaatgcTGAGGTTGTAGAAGGTTCTGGAATGCGTGAGGATCCGGTGCTGCGACATGAATTGGAATCTGATAAGGATAAAGGGAAACAAAAGTTTTCTGTTTTTGATGTACTGAAAATTCTGTCTGATAATAGTAAGGAAGATGAAGAGGAAGATGGTGGCGGGCTTACTCTGTTGGAAGCTGCAAAGCTTGCTGGTATTACTTTTCCTCGTATCTAA
- the LOC131606073 gene encoding probable plastid-lipid-associated protein 10, chloroplastic, protein MGMELLALNSSPLCNVTTTTTRRRRIHHTPYNFNSINFNVNKNLSISMAMMMTSASKVYDSVLENKKHQLLSSLQDTQRGLLTTPNQRSSIEQALVNVEGSNMGEPIDFNKLDGTWRLQYTSAPDVLILFQAAATLPFFQVGQIFQKFECRDNSTGGVIRNVVRWSIPNLLEEQEGATLLVSAKFTLVSARNIYLQFQEITLQDINISEQLQALISPAILPRSFISLQILQYLRTFKAQIPVRDPGRESVGGLYYLSYLDDNMLLGRAVGGGGVFVFTRAQSLY, encoded by the exons ATGGGAATGGAGTTGTTGGCTTTGAATTCATCACCACTATGCAATGTTACTACAACTACAACTAGGAGGAGGAGAATTCATCACACACCCTACAATTTCAATTCTATCAATTTCAATGTTAATAAGAATCTCTCTATTTCCATGGCTATGATGATGACATCTGCTTCCAAG gTGTATGATTCAGTTTTAGAGAACAAAAAGCATCAACTTTTATCCTCTCTTCAAGACACACAAAGAGGACTCTTAACTACTCCTAATCAACGCTCTTCTATAGAACAAGCACTA GTGAATGTAGAAGGAAGCAACATGGGTGAACCAATTGATTTCAATAAACTCGACGGAACCTGGCGCCTCCAATATACTTCTGCTCCTGATGTTCTCATTCTATTCCAAGCTGCTGCTACACTTCCTTTCTTTCAA GTCGGACAGATATTTCAGAAATTCGAATGCCGTGATAACTCTACTGGAGGTGTTATTCGCAATGTCGTCCGCTGGAGTATTCCAAATCTGTTAGAG GAACAAGAAGGTGCTACATTGCTTGTATCTGCCAAATTCACTCTCGTGTCCGCACGCAATATTTACCTACAATTTCAAGAG ATCACACTTCAAGATATAAATATTAGTGAACAGCTCCAGGCTCTAATATCTCCAGCAATACTGCCACGGTCTTTTATAAGCTTACAG ATCTTGCAATATCTCCGTACTTTCAAAGCTCAAATTCCCGTGAGGGATCCAGGAAG GGAATCGGTAGGAGGACTATATTACCTGAGCTATTTGGACGATAATATGCTTTTGGGCCGTGCTGTTGGTGGAGGTGGAGTGTTTGTGTTTACAAGAGCCCAATCACTTTACTGA